From the genome of Lasioglossum baleicum chromosome 13, iyLasBale1, whole genome shotgun sequence, one region includes:
- the Pip4k gene encoding phosphatidylinositol 5-phosphate 4-kinase isoform X3 produces the protein MLLPDDFRAYSKLRVDNHLFNKENMPSHFKIKEYCPLVFRNLRERFGIDDLDYKESMTRCRAFNPSQTERRLDLTGKARELVHRSATAPSITLSPPTPIFSQIPVLTKPLRSYSFKPKRLRSQPILEDSSGKSGAKFYQSYDKLFIIKTLTSEEVERMHSFLKHYHPYIVERHGKTLLPQYLGMYRLTVEGLEHYVVAIRNVFSNHLTTHKKFDLKGSTVDREASDKEKEKDLPTYKDNDFVKEGMKIYIGEEAKAKLIETLTADVDFLTRLHLMDYSLLLGLHDCARAEQENRERAEREEEEENHEDEEDSESGSGLDSRGPMGDRLWGWSGVAGMATPPESPHAPLNRDTSLQYEDAIIPQLDIYAIPSKEGAPMKEIYFLAIIDVLTHYGVRKQAAKAAKTVKYGANVDGISTCDPEQYGKRFIEFMSKAIE, from the exons ATGCTCCTGCCAGATGATTTCAGAGCCTATAGCAAACTGAGAGTGGACAATCACCTTTTCAACAA GGAGAATATGCCCTCTCACTTTAAGATCAAAGAGTATTGTCCGTTAGTATTCAGAAATTTAAGGGAAAGATTTGGTATAGATGATTTGGACTATAAGGAATCTATGACAAG ATGTCGGGCATTTAATCCTTCGCAAACAGAGAGGCGTTTGGATTTGACTGGGAAGGCTCGTGAATTGGTTCACCGCTCTGCTACTGCTCCTTCGATAACCCTTTCTCCTCCTACTCCTATTTTTTCACAAATTCCAGTCCTAACCAAGCCGCTACGTTCCTACAGTTTTAAGCCAAAGCGTCTGAG ATCACAGCCGATATTGGAAGACTCCTCGGGGAAAAGCGGCGCAAAATTTTATCAGTCCTATGATAAGTTGTTTATCATCAAAACTCTTACGAGCGAGGAGGTCGAAAGGATGCATTCGTTTCTGAAACATTATCATCCG TATATTGTCGAAAGGCATGGGAAAACATTGTTACCCCAATACCTCGGCATGTATCGTTTAACGGTCGAGGGGCTCGAACATTACGTTGTTGCCATAAGAAACGTATTCTCGAATCACTTAACGACCCACAAGAAGTTTGATTTGAAGGGTTCAACCGTAGATCGTGAGGCGTCCGAcaaagagaaggagaaagatTTGCCAACGTATAAGGACAATGATTTCGTTAAGGAaggaatgaaaatttatataggTGAAGAAGCAAAAGCGAAACTTATAGAGACGTTAACTGCTGATGTCGAT TTCCTAACGCGATTGCACTTAATGGACTATTCTTTGCTGCTCGGTTTGCACGATTGTGCAAGAGCTGAACAAGAGAATAGAGAGCGTGCGgagagggaggaggaggaggaaaatCACGAGGACGAAGAGGATAGTGAGTCCGGAAGTGGATTGGACTCTCGAGGTCCGATGGGAGA CCGTTTATGGGGTTGGAGTGGTGTTGCTGGAATGGCAACACCACCTGAATCACCTCATGCTCCGTTGAATCGTGACACCAGTCTACAGTACGAAGATGCAATAATTCCTCAATTAGATATTTACGCGATACCTAGTAAAGAAG GTGCACCCATgaaggaaatttattttttagccATAATAGATGTACTGACACATTACGGTGTTCGTAAACAAGCAGCGAAGGCAGCTAAGACAGTGAAATATGGTGCTAACGTCGATGGTATATCAACCTGTGATCCAGAACAATACGGCAAGCGATTTATAGAGTTCATGAGCAAAGCTATAGAATAA
- the Pip4k gene encoding phosphatidylinositol 5-phosphate 4-kinase isoform X1 gives MSGISQMSSGLSKLKKKHFRVKHQKVKLFRANEPLLSVFMWGVNHTINELSHVNIPVMLLPDDFRAYSKLRVDNHLFNKENMPSHFKIKEYCPLVFRNLRERFGIDDLDYKESMTRCRAFNPSQTERRLDLTGKARELVHRSATAPSITLSPPTPIFSQIPVLTKPLRSYSFKPKRLRSQPILEDSSGKSGAKFYQSYDKLFIIKTLTSEEVERMHSFLKHYHPYIVERHGKTLLPQYLGMYRLTVEGLEHYVVAIRNVFSNHLTTHKKFDLKGSTVDREASDKEKEKDLPTYKDNDFVKEGMKIYIGEEAKAKLIETLTADVDFLTRLHLMDYSLLLGLHDCARAEQENRERAEREEEEENHEDEEDSESGSGLDSRGPMGDRLWGWSGVAGMATPPESPHAPLNRDTSLQYEDAIIPQLDIYAIPSKEGAPMKEIYFLAIIDVLTHYGVRKQAAKAAKTVKYGANVDGISTCDPEQYGKRFIEFMSKAIE, from the exons ATGTCCGGCATATCGCAAATGTCCAGCGGGCTGAGCAAGCTCAAAAAGAAACACTTCCGAGTGAAACATCAAAAGGTTAAGCTGTTCCGTGCGAACGAACCTCTCCTCAGTGTTTTCATGTGGGGTGTCAATCACACG ATAAATGAACTTAGTCATGTCAACATACCGGTAATGCTCCTGCCAGATGATTTCAGAGCCTATAGCAAACTGAGAGTGGACAATCACCTTTTCAACAA GGAGAATATGCCCTCTCACTTTAAGATCAAAGAGTATTGTCCGTTAGTATTCAGAAATTTAAGGGAAAGATTTGGTATAGATGATTTGGACTATAAGGAATCTATGACAAG ATGTCGGGCATTTAATCCTTCGCAAACAGAGAGGCGTTTGGATTTGACTGGGAAGGCTCGTGAATTGGTTCACCGCTCTGCTACTGCTCCTTCGATAACCCTTTCTCCTCCTACTCCTATTTTTTCACAAATTCCAGTCCTAACCAAGCCGCTACGTTCCTACAGTTTTAAGCCAAAGCGTCTGAG ATCACAGCCGATATTGGAAGACTCCTCGGGGAAAAGCGGCGCAAAATTTTATCAGTCCTATGATAAGTTGTTTATCATCAAAACTCTTACGAGCGAGGAGGTCGAAAGGATGCATTCGTTTCTGAAACATTATCATCCG TATATTGTCGAAAGGCATGGGAAAACATTGTTACCCCAATACCTCGGCATGTATCGTTTAACGGTCGAGGGGCTCGAACATTACGTTGTTGCCATAAGAAACGTATTCTCGAATCACTTAACGACCCACAAGAAGTTTGATTTGAAGGGTTCAACCGTAGATCGTGAGGCGTCCGAcaaagagaaggagaaagatTTGCCAACGTATAAGGACAATGATTTCGTTAAGGAaggaatgaaaatttatataggTGAAGAAGCAAAAGCGAAACTTATAGAGACGTTAACTGCTGATGTCGAT TTCCTAACGCGATTGCACTTAATGGACTATTCTTTGCTGCTCGGTTTGCACGATTGTGCAAGAGCTGAACAAGAGAATAGAGAGCGTGCGgagagggaggaggaggaggaaaatCACGAGGACGAAGAGGATAGTGAGTCCGGAAGTGGATTGGACTCTCGAGGTCCGATGGGAGA CCGTTTATGGGGTTGGAGTGGTGTTGCTGGAATGGCAACACCACCTGAATCACCTCATGCTCCGTTGAATCGTGACACCAGTCTACAGTACGAAGATGCAATAATTCCTCAATTAGATATTTACGCGATACCTAGTAAAGAAG GTGCACCCATgaaggaaatttattttttagccATAATAGATGTACTGACACATTACGGTGTTCGTAAACAAGCAGCGAAGGCAGCTAAGACAGTGAAATATGGTGCTAACGTCGATGGTATATCAACCTGTGATCCAGAACAATACGGCAAGCGATTTATAGAGTTCATGAGCAAAGCTATAGAATAA
- the LOC143214732 gene encoding carnosine N-methyltransferase isoform X2 has protein sequence METMSNPYPKKMHDTYEDEEERKHFQRIVSAFKYYKTHSLSRVKKTESYLLTLPSHHQKLLSKYKDHLQEVKRCIENNDEIIKLIIKDVAHIFENVSPASAQTDSTLNPRPVMADQEKVQATIKQLVRDWSIEGTEERNACYQPIIDEILHQFPLEYCTPSEVQILVPGAGLGRLAYEIARRGYVCQGNEFSLFMLFASHFVLNKCRGVNSYQVHPWVHQYMNNLKPEHQTQAVFFPDVNPSDLPENAQFSMAAGDFLEVYTENNHWDCVATCFFIDCANNVVQFIETIYKILKPGGIWINLGPLLYHFSDMPMEDSIEPSYDVVRDVIQGFGFQLEKEETRVKTRYAQNINSMLQCEYNSVYFVCRKPKRRIDNDMSHRNGSESNGMQEQEN, from the exons ATGGAAACAATGTCAAATCCGTATCCGAAAAAAATGCACGACACATACGAGGACGAAGAAGAGAGGAAGCATTTTCAACGAATCGTTTCGGCGTTCAAATATTACAA AACTCACTCGCTGTCCAGGGTAAAAAAGACCGAGTCGTATTTGTTGACACTACCATCTCATCATCAGAAACTTCTGTCCAAGTACAAAGATCATCTGCAAGAAGTTAAACGATGTATCGAAAATAACGACGAGATCATTAAGTTGATCATAAAAGACGTTGCACATATCTTTGAGAATGTGAGCCCGGCTAGTGCACAGACTGACAGT ACACTAAATCCTCGTCCAGTAATGGCTGATCAAGAAAAGGTGCAAGCGACGATTAAACAGCTGGTTCGCGATTGGAGCATCGAGGGGACCGAAGAACGTAACGCGTGTTATCAACCTATTATAGACGAGATATTGCATCAATTTCCTCTAGAATACTG TACACCATCTGAAGTGCAAATTTTAGTACCTGGAGCAGGATTAGGAAGACTCGCGTACGAAATTGCAAGACGAGGATACGTTTGCCAAGGGAATGAGTTTTCTCTGTTTATGCTGTTCGCGTCACATTTCGTGTTAAACAA ATGTAGGGGAGTGAATTCATATCAAGTACATCCGTGGGTTCATCAGTACATGAATAATTTAAAACCAGAGCATCAAACTCAGGCTGTATTTTTTCCTGATGTGAATCCTAGCGATCTACCAGAAAACGCGCAGTTTTCTATGGCAGCTGGGGACTTTTTAGAG gTTTACACGGAAAACAATCACTGGGACTGTGTCGCAACGTGTTTCTTTATAGATTGCGCAAATAATGTTGTACAATTTATTGAAACAATCTATAAGATCCTAAAACCAGGAGGTATATGGATAAATCTTGGACCACTGTTGTATCATTTCAGTGATATGCCAATGGAAGACTCAATAGAACCAAGTTACGATGTTGTTCGCGATGTTATTCAAGGATTTGGTTTTCAATTAGAA AAGGAAGAAACACGCGTGAAAACACGCTATGCACAGAATATTAACAGTATGTTACAATGTGAATATAATAGCGTATATTTTGTTTGTCGAAAGCCTAAAAGACGCATAGACAACGATATGAGTCATCGAAACGGTTCCGAAAGTAATGGAATGCAGGAACAAGAGAACTAA
- the Pip4k gene encoding phosphatidylinositol 5-phosphate 4-kinase isoform X2 yields the protein MSGISQMSSGLSKLKKKHFRVKHQKVKLFRANEPLLSVFMWGVNHTINELSHVNIPVMLLPDDFRAYSKLRVDNHLFNKENMPSHFKIKEYCPLVFRNLRERFGIDDLDYKESMTRCRAFNPSQTERRLDLTGKARELVHRSATAPSITLSPPTPIFSQIPVLTKPLRSYSFKPKRLRSQPILEDSSGKSGAKFYQSYDKLFIIKTLTSEEVERMHSFLKHYHPYIVERHGKTLLPQYLGMYRLTVEGLEHYVVAIRNVFSNHLTTHKKFDLKGSTVDREASDKEKEKDLPTYKDNDFVKEGMKIYIGEEAKAKLIETLTADVDFLTRLHLMDYSLLLGLHDCARAEQENRERAEREEEEENHEDEEDSESGSGLDSRGPMGDLQYEDAIIPQLDIYAIPSKEGAPMKEIYFLAIIDVLTHYGVRKQAAKAAKTVKYGANVDGISTCDPEQYGKRFIEFMSKAIE from the exons ATGTCCGGCATATCGCAAATGTCCAGCGGGCTGAGCAAGCTCAAAAAGAAACACTTCCGAGTGAAACATCAAAAGGTTAAGCTGTTCCGTGCGAACGAACCTCTCCTCAGTGTTTTCATGTGGGGTGTCAATCACACG ATAAATGAACTTAGTCATGTCAACATACCGGTAATGCTCCTGCCAGATGATTTCAGAGCCTATAGCAAACTGAGAGTGGACAATCACCTTTTCAACAA GGAGAATATGCCCTCTCACTTTAAGATCAAAGAGTATTGTCCGTTAGTATTCAGAAATTTAAGGGAAAGATTTGGTATAGATGATTTGGACTATAAGGAATCTATGACAAG ATGTCGGGCATTTAATCCTTCGCAAACAGAGAGGCGTTTGGATTTGACTGGGAAGGCTCGTGAATTGGTTCACCGCTCTGCTACTGCTCCTTCGATAACCCTTTCTCCTCCTACTCCTATTTTTTCACAAATTCCAGTCCTAACCAAGCCGCTACGTTCCTACAGTTTTAAGCCAAAGCGTCTGAG ATCACAGCCGATATTGGAAGACTCCTCGGGGAAAAGCGGCGCAAAATTTTATCAGTCCTATGATAAGTTGTTTATCATCAAAACTCTTACGAGCGAGGAGGTCGAAAGGATGCATTCGTTTCTGAAACATTATCATCCG TATATTGTCGAAAGGCATGGGAAAACATTGTTACCCCAATACCTCGGCATGTATCGTTTAACGGTCGAGGGGCTCGAACATTACGTTGTTGCCATAAGAAACGTATTCTCGAATCACTTAACGACCCACAAGAAGTTTGATTTGAAGGGTTCAACCGTAGATCGTGAGGCGTCCGAcaaagagaaggagaaagatTTGCCAACGTATAAGGACAATGATTTCGTTAAGGAaggaatgaaaatttatataggTGAAGAAGCAAAAGCGAAACTTATAGAGACGTTAACTGCTGATGTCGAT TTCCTAACGCGATTGCACTTAATGGACTATTCTTTGCTGCTCGGTTTGCACGATTGTGCAAGAGCTGAACAAGAGAATAGAGAGCGTGCGgagagggaggaggaggaggaaaatCACGAGGACGAAGAGGATAGTGAGTCCGGAAGTGGATTGGACTCTCGAGGTCCGATGGGAGA TCTACAGTACGAAGATGCAATAATTCCTCAATTAGATATTTACGCGATACCTAGTAAAGAAG GTGCACCCATgaaggaaatttattttttagccATAATAGATGTACTGACACATTACGGTGTTCGTAAACAAGCAGCGAAGGCAGCTAAGACAGTGAAATATGGTGCTAACGTCGATGGTATATCAACCTGTGATCCAGAACAATACGGCAAGCGATTTATAGAGTTCATGAGCAAAGCTATAGAATAA
- the LOC143214732 gene encoding carnosine N-methyltransferase isoform X1 produces METMSNPYPKKMHDTYEDEEERKHFQRIVSAFKYYKTHSLSRVKKTESYLLTLPSHHQKLLSKYKDHLQEVKRCIENNDEIIKLIIKDVAHIFENVSPASAQTDSVRKIYLTLNPRPVMADQEKVQATIKQLVRDWSIEGTEERNACYQPIIDEILHQFPLEYCTPSEVQILVPGAGLGRLAYEIARRGYVCQGNEFSLFMLFASHFVLNKCRGVNSYQVHPWVHQYMNNLKPEHQTQAVFFPDVNPSDLPENAQFSMAAGDFLEVYTENNHWDCVATCFFIDCANNVVQFIETIYKILKPGGIWINLGPLLYHFSDMPMEDSIEPSYDVVRDVIQGFGFQLEKEETRVKTRYAQNINSMLQCEYNSVYFVCRKPKRRIDNDMSHRNGSESNGMQEQEN; encoded by the exons ATGGAAACAATGTCAAATCCGTATCCGAAAAAAATGCACGACACATACGAGGACGAAGAAGAGAGGAAGCATTTTCAACGAATCGTTTCGGCGTTCAAATATTACAA AACTCACTCGCTGTCCAGGGTAAAAAAGACCGAGTCGTATTTGTTGACACTACCATCTCATCATCAGAAACTTCTGTCCAAGTACAAAGATCATCTGCAAGAAGTTAAACGATGTATCGAAAATAACGACGAGATCATTAAGTTGATCATAAAAGACGTTGCACATATCTTTGAGAATGTGAGCCCGGCTAGTGCACAGACTGACAGTGTAAGAAAAATTTACCTG ACACTAAATCCTCGTCCAGTAATGGCTGATCAAGAAAAGGTGCAAGCGACGATTAAACAGCTGGTTCGCGATTGGAGCATCGAGGGGACCGAAGAACGTAACGCGTGTTATCAACCTATTATAGACGAGATATTGCATCAATTTCCTCTAGAATACTG TACACCATCTGAAGTGCAAATTTTAGTACCTGGAGCAGGATTAGGAAGACTCGCGTACGAAATTGCAAGACGAGGATACGTTTGCCAAGGGAATGAGTTTTCTCTGTTTATGCTGTTCGCGTCACATTTCGTGTTAAACAA ATGTAGGGGAGTGAATTCATATCAAGTACATCCGTGGGTTCATCAGTACATGAATAATTTAAAACCAGAGCATCAAACTCAGGCTGTATTTTTTCCTGATGTGAATCCTAGCGATCTACCAGAAAACGCGCAGTTTTCTATGGCAGCTGGGGACTTTTTAGAG gTTTACACGGAAAACAATCACTGGGACTGTGTCGCAACGTGTTTCTTTATAGATTGCGCAAATAATGTTGTACAATTTATTGAAACAATCTATAAGATCCTAAAACCAGGAGGTATATGGATAAATCTTGGACCACTGTTGTATCATTTCAGTGATATGCCAATGGAAGACTCAATAGAACCAAGTTACGATGTTGTTCGCGATGTTATTCAAGGATTTGGTTTTCAATTAGAA AAGGAAGAAACACGCGTGAAAACACGCTATGCACAGAATATTAACAGTATGTTACAATGTGAATATAATAGCGTATATTTTGTTTGTCGAAAGCCTAAAAGACGCATAGACAACGATATGAGTCATCGAAACGGTTCCGAAAGTAATGGAATGCAGGAACAAGAGAACTAA
- the Pip4k gene encoding phosphatidylinositol 5-phosphate 4-kinase isoform X4: protein MSGISQMSSGLSKLKKKHFRVKHQKVKLFRANEPLLSVFMWGVNHTINELSHVNIPVMLLPDDFRAYSKLRVDNHLFNKENMPSHFKIKEYCPLVFRNLRERFGIDDLDYKESMTRSQPILEDSSGKSGAKFYQSYDKLFIIKTLTSEEVERMHSFLKHYHPYIVERHGKTLLPQYLGMYRLTVEGLEHYVVAIRNVFSNHLTTHKKFDLKGSTVDREASDKEKEKDLPTYKDNDFVKEGMKIYIGEEAKAKLIETLTADVDFLTRLHLMDYSLLLGLHDCARAEQENRERAEREEEEENHEDEEDSESGSGLDSRGPMGDRLWGWSGVAGMATPPESPHAPLNRDTSLQYEDAIIPQLDIYAIPSKEGAPMKEIYFLAIIDVLTHYGVRKQAAKAAKTVKYGANVDGISTCDPEQYGKRFIEFMSKAIE from the exons ATGTCCGGCATATCGCAAATGTCCAGCGGGCTGAGCAAGCTCAAAAAGAAACACTTCCGAGTGAAACATCAAAAGGTTAAGCTGTTCCGTGCGAACGAACCTCTCCTCAGTGTTTTCATGTGGGGTGTCAATCACACG ATAAATGAACTTAGTCATGTCAACATACCGGTAATGCTCCTGCCAGATGATTTCAGAGCCTATAGCAAACTGAGAGTGGACAATCACCTTTTCAACAA GGAGAATATGCCCTCTCACTTTAAGATCAAAGAGTATTGTCCGTTAGTATTCAGAAATTTAAGGGAAAGATTTGGTATAGATGATTTGGACTATAAGGAATCTATGACAAG ATCACAGCCGATATTGGAAGACTCCTCGGGGAAAAGCGGCGCAAAATTTTATCAGTCCTATGATAAGTTGTTTATCATCAAAACTCTTACGAGCGAGGAGGTCGAAAGGATGCATTCGTTTCTGAAACATTATCATCCG TATATTGTCGAAAGGCATGGGAAAACATTGTTACCCCAATACCTCGGCATGTATCGTTTAACGGTCGAGGGGCTCGAACATTACGTTGTTGCCATAAGAAACGTATTCTCGAATCACTTAACGACCCACAAGAAGTTTGATTTGAAGGGTTCAACCGTAGATCGTGAGGCGTCCGAcaaagagaaggagaaagatTTGCCAACGTATAAGGACAATGATTTCGTTAAGGAaggaatgaaaatttatataggTGAAGAAGCAAAAGCGAAACTTATAGAGACGTTAACTGCTGATGTCGAT TTCCTAACGCGATTGCACTTAATGGACTATTCTTTGCTGCTCGGTTTGCACGATTGTGCAAGAGCTGAACAAGAGAATAGAGAGCGTGCGgagagggaggaggaggaggaaaatCACGAGGACGAAGAGGATAGTGAGTCCGGAAGTGGATTGGACTCTCGAGGTCCGATGGGAGA CCGTTTATGGGGTTGGAGTGGTGTTGCTGGAATGGCAACACCACCTGAATCACCTCATGCTCCGTTGAATCGTGACACCAGTCTACAGTACGAAGATGCAATAATTCCTCAATTAGATATTTACGCGATACCTAGTAAAGAAG GTGCACCCATgaaggaaatttattttttagccATAATAGATGTACTGACACATTACGGTGTTCGTAAACAAGCAGCGAAGGCAGCTAAGACAGTGAAATATGGTGCTAACGTCGATGGTATATCAACCTGTGATCCAGAACAATACGGCAAGCGATTTATAGAGTTCATGAGCAAAGCTATAGAATAA
- the LOC143214733 gene encoding protein KTI12 homolog, with translation MPLIIITGIPCSGKTTRTTELKEYLENKMGKRVEVINEIDFVTKAGYDKNTFYADSKKEKGVRSDVKSAVQRLLNINDVLIMDGSNYIKGYRYEIYCMTKLYKNPQCTIHCDIPIEHAWLLNEKRPENEQYSREIFDALVMRYETPNSKNRWDSPLFSVSTEDELKFDEIYKSLYEVKAPKPNLSTQCQPLSSTNYLYELDSVTQEVVNAILSAKQLGIENDFKIPDHNLTVHRPCTAAQLMRLRRQFLTYSKMQQIEVNQIATLFVQYLNKSL, from the exons ATGCCATTAATCATCATAACCGGCATACCTTGCAGTGGCAAAACCACACGAACAACCGAATTAAAAGAGTATCTCGAGAATAAAATGGGAAAACGAGTGGAAGTGATAAACGAGATCGATTTTGTTACCAAGGCTGGCTACGATAAAAATACTTTCTACGCTG AttcgaagaaagaaaaaggTGTGAGGAGCGATGTAAAGTCTGCAGTCCAACGATTGTTAAATATTAACGACGTTTTGATAATGGATGGCAGTAATTATATCAAAGGATATCGCTACGAAATATACTGCATGACAAAGTTGTATAAAAACCCTCAGTGTACAATTCATTGCGATATACCGATTGAACATGCTTGGTTGTTGAATGAAAAACGACCAGAAAATGAACAGTATAGCAGAGAAATTTTTGATGCTCTTGTTATGAg GTACGAAACTCCGAATAGTAAGAATCGTTGGGACTCTCCGTTGTTTTCAGTGTCTACGGAGGACGAGTTAAAGTTCgatgaaatttataaatccTTGTACGAAGTGAAAGCGCCGAAACCAAATTTGAGTACACAGTGT CAACCACTGTCATCTACGAATTACTTGTACGAATTGGACTCGGTTACTCAAGAAGTGGTCAAT GCGATATTGTCAGCCAAGCAGTTGGGTATCGAAAATGATTTTAAAATACCGGACCACAATTTAACGGTACACAGGCCGTGTACAGCAGCTCAGCTTATGAGATtacgaagacaatttttaacttACAGTAAAATGCAACAAATTGAGGTGAATCAAATTGCAACATTGTTTGTACAATATCTAAATAAAAGTCTGTAA